From Nicotiana tabacum cultivar K326 chromosome 20, ASM71507v2, whole genome shotgun sequence, one genomic window encodes:
- the LOC142174419 gene encoding uncharacterized protein LOC142174419, whose protein sequence is MYVVGNTATIGAIERFLAAQWREIRNLNVLFHSDGCFTILMHSFEERDEVLTDGPYTINNRPVILKTWVEGFDFNEEILKTIPLWVKFSKLPLNYWSNMALSKIESGLGKLLYADACTIMADRISYARILIKMDITKTLPGTIKLIDPNGKMIEQMVQYD, encoded by the coding sequence ATGTACGTAGTTGGAAATACTGCAACTATAGGAGCTATTGAACGATTTCTTGCTGCTCAATGGAGAGAAATCAGAAATCTTAATGTATTATTCCATAGTGATGGATGTTTTACAATtctaatgcatagttttgaagaAAGAGATGAGGTATTGACGGATGGGCCTTATACTATAAACAATAGACCTGTAATACTAAAAACATGGGTTGAGGGGTTTGATTTCAATGAAGAGATTTTGAAAACTATTCCGCTATGGGTAAAATTTTCAAAACTCCCATTGAACTACTGGAGTAACATGGCTCTTAGTAAAATTGAAAGTGGTCTAGGGAAGCTTCTGTATGCTGATGCTTGCACAATTATGGCTGATAGGATTTCCTATGCTCGGATTCTTATAAAAATGGATATAACAAAGACTCTACCAGGGACAATTAAACTGATTGATCCTAATGGTAAAATGATTGAGCAAATGGTACAATATGACTGA